In the Lentisphaerota bacterium genome, ACGGTTGATTGATCGCCATGCGTATCGCGCTCGATGCCATGGGCGGCGATTTTGCGCCCCGCGAAATTGTTCGGGGGGCCGTGCTGGCCGTCAAGCACCTCAAGGACATTGATTCCGTGATCCTGGTGGGCGACGAGCAGGCGATCCGGAGCGAGCTCCTGGCCTGCGGCGGCGTCGAGAGTGACCGGTTGCGTGTGGTGCATGCTTCGGAAGTGATCGGCATGGACGATGCGCCCGCCACGGCGGTGCGCAGGAAGAAAGACTCTTCCATCAACCGCTGCATCGAAATGGTCAAGGATCGCGAGGCCGAGGCGGCCGTCTCTGCGGGCAACTCGGGGGCGGTATCGGCTGCGGCGATGTTCTGCCTGGGGCGGATCACTGGCGTGGCCAGGCCCGCCATCGCGACGGTGCTGCCGACCCGCGACCGGCCGCTGCTGCTGATCGACGCCGGCGCGAACATGGACTGCGATCCCGCCTGGCTGGCGCAGTTCGCGATCATGGGCAGCGCCTATTCGCGCGCCGTGCTGAAGCAGCCGAATCCCGTGGTGGGGCTGCTGAGCATCGGATCCGAGGACGGCAAGGGCAATGAGATGACGAAACAGGCCTTCAGCTTGATCCAGCGCACGGGAGTCAACTTCAGGGGCAATGTCGAGGGCCACGATTTATTCTTGGGTAAGACGGATGTGGTGGTTTGCGACGGCTTTGTCGGCAACGTGGTGCTCAAGACCACGGAGAGCGTGGCCCACGCCATCGGCTTCTGGATGAAGAAGGAGTTTGTGCGGCATCCCATCCGGATGCTGGGCGCCTTGTTGCTAAAGGGGGCGCTCAGCACGCTCAAGCACCGGATGGATCCTGAGATCTACGGCGGCGCCCCCCTGCTGGGGGTCAACGGCCCGGTCATCATCACGCACGGGTCGTCGA is a window encoding:
- the plsX gene encoding phosphate acyltransferase PlsX, with the protein product MRIALDAMGGDFAPREIVRGAVLAVKHLKDIDSVILVGDEQAIRSELLACGGVESDRLRVVHASEVIGMDDAPATAVRRKKDSSINRCIEMVKDREAEAAVSAGNSGAVSAAAMFCLGRITGVARPAIATVLPTRDRPLLLIDAGANMDCDPAWLAQFAIMGSAYSRAVLKQPNPVVGLLSIGSEDGKGNEMTKQAFSLIQRTGVNFRGNVEGHDLFLGKTDVVVCDGFVGNVVLKTTESVAHAIGFWMKKEFVRHPIRMLGALLLKGALSTLKHRMDPEIYGGAPLLGVNGPVIITHGSSTQKAIFHAIHAAAAAARSAITNEIDTRIAALPADETPPGS